Proteins encoded within one genomic window of Setaria italica strain Yugu1 chromosome IV, Setaria_italica_v2.0, whole genome shotgun sequence:
- the LOC101784974 gene encoding uncharacterized protein LOC101784974, translating to MDPDGSYAWQAAAAEARKPLRLRVRSAARGLLFWGLAAAALALSVMLAPMGSLFLLGPCAPPTDAEAAGLRAEAALLLLSGAGQALAAQVALLVPWRPLAYLAWVVATPTFNHATAVLLRIVAAPAISMAWSPPTSDYSPAYCSWRSSHHVPSSSSERSSCHAMHWPSN from the exons ATGGATCCCGACGGAAGCTATGCTT ggcaagcagctgcagcagaaGCGAGGAAGCCGTTGAGGCTGAGGGTGCGCTCCGCGGCCAGGGGCCTGCTCTTCTGgggcctcgccgcggcggcgctcgcgctcTCCGTCATGCTCGCTCCGATGGGCTCCCTCTTCCTGCTG GGCCCCTGCGCCCCGCCGACCGACGCGGAGGCCGCGGGCCTGCGCGCcgaggcggcgctgctgctgctgtccgggGCCGGGCAGGCGCTCGCGGCGCAGGTGGCGCTGCTCGTGCCGTGGCGGCCGCTCGCCTACCTCGCCTGGGTGGTGGCCACCCCCACCTTCAaccacgccaccgccgtcctCCTGAGGATCGTCGCTGCCCCGGCCATCTCCATGGCGTGGTCGCCGCCTACTTCGGACTATTCTCCGGCATACTGTTCGTGGCGCTCATCGCATCATGTGCCGTCGTCCTCTTCGGAAAGAAGTAGCTGCCATGCCATGCATTGGCCGTCCAATTGA